Proteins encoded in a region of the Streptomyces sp. NBC_01471 genome:
- a CDS encoding ATP-binding protein, with translation MPDTSRPASWRIALPHTAAAVPIARALIRTVLADLEGEEAADSDTAELLTSELVANAVEHTLGSDPIELVVEVLHTGCQVEVHDRDPVPPGDLTRTPPTGPPDPWQEHGRGLLLIRTLSSSYGHRPTEHGKAVWFTLPAGPAY, from the coding sequence GTGCCGGACACCTCGCGCCCCGCCTCGTGGCGCATCGCACTGCCGCACACCGCGGCCGCGGTGCCGATAGCGCGTGCGCTGATCCGTACGGTGCTCGCCGACCTGGAGGGCGAGGAGGCCGCGGACTCCGACACGGCCGAGCTCCTCACGTCCGAGCTGGTCGCCAACGCCGTGGAACACACGCTCGGCAGCGACCCCATCGAGCTGGTCGTGGAGGTCCTGCACACCGGCTGCCAGGTCGAGGTGCACGACCGGGACCCGGTCCCGCCCGGTGATCTGACCCGGACGCCGCCGACCGGCCCGCCCGACCCGTGGCAGGAGCACGGCCGCGGCCTGCTGCTCATCCGGACGCTCAGTTCGTCCTACGGCCACCGCCCGACGGAGCACGGCAAGGCCGTCTGGTTCACGCTTCCGGCGGGGCCTGCGT